From a region of the Methylomonas rapida genome:
- a CDS encoding PIN domain-containing protein — MPGKFVDTNIVIYSLGKDEAKRGAAIMILADRPVMSVQVLSETANTMRRKLGFDASAVISVVDKLSQICCRLQPLTLDTLCGGLGIAQRYGFSHYDSLIVAAALQADCTVLYSEDLQHSQVIDGKLKIINPFL, encoded by the coding sequence ATGCCCGGTAAGTTTGTCGATACCAACATCGTCATTTACAGCCTTGGCAAGGATGAAGCCAAGCGAGGTGCAGCGATAATGATTTTGGCTGATAGGCCGGTCATGTCCGTTCAAGTATTGAGCGAAACCGCCAACACCATGCGCCGTAAATTGGGCTTTGATGCCAGCGCCGTTATCAGTGTGGTGGACAAGCTAAGTCAAATCTGTTGCCGGTTGCAGCCGTTGACGCTAGACACCCTGTGTGGAGGACTTGGTATTGCCCAGCGTTACGGCTTCTCACATTACGACAGCCTGATTGTGGCAGCCGCCTTGCAGGCTGATTGCACGGTTTTATATTCCGAGGATTTGCAGCACAGCCAAGTGATTGACGGCAAGTTGAAAATCATCAATCCGTTTTTGTGA
- a CDS encoding type I restriction-modification system subunit M — MNGETHSQLANFIWSICNLLRGPYKRNEYRKVILPLTVLRRFDCLLAPTKNAAFEEFQTLKTKPERVIQARLQSITGHRFYNLSRMQFDKNADHSLLNDPNNLAPNLNSYINGFSPNVRAIMEKFKFREQITHMAEKNILFEVVKAFASIDLSPQRVDNVQMGYVFEELIRIGAEQSNEEAGEHFTPREVIKLMVNLLLVPEQDLAQSHVVKTIYDPACGTGGMLSVAEEYIRKLNADAQPKLYGQDFNDEAWAVCKSDMLIKGEDADNVILGDTFTRDGFDRDSDNNKWTFDYMLANPPFGVEWKQQQKYIQQEADTLGFAGRFGAGTPRINDGAFLFLQHMIAKMRSIAAGGSRIGIVFNGSPLFTGDAGSGESEIRRWIIENDWLEAIVALPEQLFYNTGISTYIWIISNRKEPQRKGKVQLIDARNFWVPMEKSLGNKRRSIGDPSDKAKDPDHIGEITRIYANFADGETRSFTFDGKDKELVVSKVFDSEDFGYHKITVERPLRLNFQASTERIARLEEQTAFINLASSSKKNETVRQKEIEVGRARQQQIRDLLAAFAELHGDTLFLDRKQFLLTLRDIDRAHDVRLSAPELKAVLAALSERDETANICTNRQGNPEPDTDLRDTETVPLKESIDEYFKREVLPHVPDAWIDHSKTKVGYEIPLNRHFYRYEPPRDLESIEAEIKALEGEIVDLLKEITA, encoded by the coding sequence ATGAACGGCGAAACTCACAGCCAACTAGCCAATTTTATTTGGAGCATTTGCAATCTGCTGCGGGGTCCTTACAAGCGTAACGAATACCGCAAAGTCATTCTACCCCTCACCGTGTTGCGGCGTTTCGATTGTTTACTCGCACCCACAAAAAATGCGGCATTTGAGGAATTTCAAACCCTCAAAACCAAGCCGGAACGGGTCATCCAGGCCAGACTGCAATCTATTACCGGCCACCGCTTCTACAATTTGTCGCGGATGCAGTTCGATAAAAACGCCGATCATTCCCTGCTCAACGATCCGAACAATCTGGCGCCCAATCTAAACAGCTACATCAACGGCTTTTCTCCAAATGTCCGCGCCATCATGGAGAAATTCAAGTTCCGCGAGCAAATCACCCACATGGCGGAAAAGAACATCCTGTTCGAAGTGGTCAAGGCTTTTGCTTCCATCGACCTGTCACCACAACGGGTCGATAACGTGCAAATGGGCTATGTCTTTGAAGAACTCATCCGTATCGGCGCCGAGCAATCGAACGAGGAAGCCGGCGAGCATTTCACCCCGCGCGAAGTCATCAAACTGATGGTCAATCTATTATTGGTGCCGGAACAGGATTTAGCACAAAGCCATGTCGTCAAAACCATTTATGATCCGGCTTGTGGCACTGGCGGCATGCTATCGGTGGCAGAAGAATACATCCGCAAGCTCAATGCCGATGCCCAGCCAAAACTATACGGCCAGGATTTTAACGACGAGGCTTGGGCGGTCTGTAAGTCGGATATGCTGATCAAAGGCGAAGACGCCGACAACGTCATTCTCGGTGACACCTTTACACGCGACGGCTTTGATCGCGACAGCGACAATAACAAATGGACGTTTGATTACATGCTGGCCAACCCACCTTTCGGCGTGGAATGGAAACAGCAACAGAAATACATTCAACAAGAAGCCGATACCTTGGGATTTGCTGGTCGCTTTGGTGCCGGTACGCCGCGCATCAACGACGGTGCATTTCTGTTCCTGCAACACATGATTGCCAAAATGCGCTCTATCGCGGCTGGTGGCAGCCGTATCGGCATCGTTTTCAACGGCTCGCCTTTATTTACCGGCGATGCTGGCAGCGGCGAGAGCGAAATCCGCCGCTGGATTATCGAGAACGACTGGCTGGAGGCGATTGTCGCCTTGCCGGAGCAACTGTTTTATAACACCGGCATTTCCACGTACATCTGGATCATCAGCAACCGTAAGGAACCACAGCGCAAAGGCAAAGTGCAATTGATCGACGCCCGCAATTTCTGGGTGCCGATGGAAAAATCTTTGGGTAACAAACGCCGCAGCATCGGCGACCCTAGCGACAAAGCCAAAGACCCGGACCATATTGGCGAAATCACCCGCATCTACGCCAACTTTGCCGATGGTGAAACTCGTAGCTTTACATTTGACGGCAAAGACAAAGAACTAGTTGTCAGCAAAGTATTCGATAGCGAAGACTTTGGGTATCACAAAATCACCGTCGAGCGCCCGCTCAGGCTCAATTTCCAAGCCAGCACCGAGCGCATCGCCCGCCTGGAAGAGCAAACCGCGTTTATTAACCTCGCCAGCAGCAGTAAAAAGAACGAAACCGTCCGCCAAAAAGAAATCGAAGTCGGTCGCGCCCGCCAGCAGCAAATCCGCGATTTACTTGCCGCTTTTGCTGAGCTGCATGGCGACACCCTGTTTTTGGACCGCAAACAGTTCTTGCTAACACTGCGCGACATCGACCGCGCCCATGACGTGCGCCTGTCTGCCCCGGAACTCAAAGCCGTGTTGGCGGCGTTGAGTGAGCGTGACGAAACAGCAAACATCTGCACAAATAGGCAAGGCAATCCGGAGCCGGATACCGACTTGCGCGATACCGAAACAGTCCCGCTTAAGGAAAGCATCGACGAATATTTTAAGCGTGAAGTGTTACCGCATGTTCCCGATGCTTGGATAGACCATAGTAAAACCAAAGTTGGGTATGAAATTCCTCTGAATCGGCATTTCTACCGCTATGAGCCACCGCGCGATCTGGAAAGCATCGAAGCCGAAATTAAGGCGCTGGAAGGCGAGATTGTCGATTTATTGAAAGAGATCACTGCATGA
- a CDS encoding virulence RhuM family protein, producing MTDMQPIQGQGEVILYQTDDGQAKINLKAIDGSVWLTQLEIAELFAATKQNISLHIKNILKDGELVEALVVKESLTTAADGKNYKTKLFSLPMILAIGYRVRSPRGTQFRQWASRHLSEYLIKGFVMDDERLKNPGGWDYFDELLARIREIRASEKRFYQKVRDLFALSSDYQDDEKNAQLFFAEVQNKLLYAVTQHTAAEIIVQRANANTPNMNLTTWKGSRVRKADVIIAKNYLSADEIDSLNRLVVIFLEQAELRVKERKQLTLDYWRSNVDRLLEFNDRPILRGAGSISKAAMKTIAEQRFDDFDAKRRADEATAADAEDLKALEQLEQALEKGGRQ from the coding sequence ATGACGGACATGCAACCAATCCAAGGACAGGGTGAAGTCATTCTTTACCAAACCGACGATGGGCAAGCCAAAATCAACCTCAAGGCCATAGACGGCTCGGTTTGGCTCACGCAGTTGGAAATTGCCGAGCTGTTTGCCGCCACCAAACAGAACATCAGCTTGCATATCAAGAACATTCTTAAAGACGGCGAGTTGGTCGAAGCTTTAGTTGTCAAGGAATCCTTGACAACTGCCGCCGACGGCAAGAACTACAAAACCAAACTATTCAGCCTGCCGATGATCCTGGCCATCGGTTACCGTGTTCGCTCGCCAAGAGGAACGCAATTCCGGCAATGGGCCAGCCGCCATTTATCCGAATACTTGATCAAAGGCTTTGTTATGGACGACGAGCGGTTGAAAAATCCAGGTGGCTGGGATTATTTCGACGAGCTGCTGGCGCGCATTCGCGAAATTCGCGCCTCGGAAAAACGCTTTTATCAAAAAGTGCGCGATCTGTTCGCCCTCAGCAGCGACTATCAAGACGATGAAAAAAACGCGCAATTGTTCTTTGCCGAAGTGCAAAACAAATTGCTGTATGCCGTCACCCAGCACACCGCCGCCGAAATCATCGTCCAGCGTGCCAATGCCAACACGCCCAATATGAACCTGACCACCTGGAAAGGCAGCCGGGTGCGCAAAGCGGATGTGATTATCGCCAAAAACTACTTGAGTGCCGACGAAATCGACTCGCTGAACCGCCTGGTGGTGATCTTCCTGGAGCAGGCCGAATTGCGCGTCAAGGAACGCAAGCAACTGACCCTGGATTACTGGCGCAGCAATGTTGACCGCTTACTGGAGTTTAACGACAGGCCCATCTTACGCGGCGCGGGTTCGATCAGTAAGGCCGCGATGAAAACCATCGCCGAACAGCGCTTCGACGATTTCGACGCGAAACGCCGCGCCGATGAAGCAACGGCTGCCGATGCTGAAGATTTGAAAGCCTTGGAACAACTGGAGCAAGCACTGGAAAAAGGCGGTCGGCAATGA
- a CDS encoding Fic family protein yields MRWAELNAFSLIVPDIDLFIQMHVVKEAQTSSRIEGTQTGIDEALMPEEQILPEKRNDWREVRNYIDAVNVAIEELSRLPLSNRLLKHTHAILMQGVRGEHKQPGEFRSSQNWIGGSNLMDAVFIPPHPDNVAELMGDLEKFWHNEAITVPHLIRIAISHYQFETIHPFLDGNGRIGRLLIPLYLVNNGLLAKPSLYLSDFFERNRASYYDALMRVRMSNDLIHWVRFFLGGVAQTASKGRDVFRQILALRNEIDNQLIGLGSKRAVNMKQLLNLLYRKPVIVASEVEKFLAVSTPTANALIKELERMGYLKEITGQQRSRIFSFEPYLKLFVS; encoded by the coding sequence GTGCGCTGGGCCGAACTGAATGCATTTTCGCTGATCGTGCCGGACATCGATCTGTTCATTCAAATGCACGTCGTCAAGGAGGCGCAAACCTCCAGCCGTATAGAAGGTACACAGACCGGCATCGACGAGGCCTTGATGCCGGAGGAACAAATCCTACCGGAAAAGCGCAACGATTGGCGCGAGGTGCGCAATTACATTGACGCGGTCAATGTCGCCATCGAGGAGTTGAGCCGCTTACCGTTGTCCAACCGGTTACTCAAGCACACCCATGCCATTTTGATGCAGGGCGTGCGCGGCGAGCATAAACAACCGGGCGAGTTTCGTTCCAGCCAAAACTGGATTGGCGGTTCGAATTTGATGGACGCGGTGTTTATTCCGCCGCACCCGGATAATGTGGCGGAATTGATGGGCGATTTGGAAAAATTCTGGCACAACGAAGCCATCACCGTGCCGCATTTGATCCGCATCGCTATCAGCCATTATCAATTCGAGACCATACATCCGTTTTTGGATGGCAACGGTCGCATCGGTCGTTTGTTGATTCCGTTGTATTTGGTGAACAATGGTCTGCTGGCCAAGCCTTCGTTATATTTGTCCGACTTTTTCGAACGCAACCGCGCCAGCTATTACGACGCCCTGATGCGGGTACGGATGAGCAACGATTTGATTCACTGGGTTCGCTTTTTCCTGGGCGGCGTGGCACAGACCGCCAGCAAAGGCCGTGACGTATTCCGGCAAATATTGGCGCTCCGCAACGAAATTGATAACCAGTTGATCGGTTTGGGCAGTAAACGTGCCGTCAACATGAAGCAATTGCTGAATTTGCTGTACCGCAAGCCGGTGATTGTGGCGAGCGAAGTGGAAAAATTTTTGGCAGTGAGTACGCCCACCGCCAATGCGCTGATCAAGGAACTGGAACGCATGGGTTATTTGAAAGAGATTACCGGTCAGCAACGCAGCCGGATTTTTTCGTTTGAACCTTACCTTAAATTGTTCGTTAGTTAA
- a CDS encoding tyrosine-type recombinase/integrase, with protein MATIEKRTDQNGATSYRVKIRLKGYPTETATFDRLTDAKKWAQLTEAAIKEGRHFKTTEAKKHTFADAIDRYSADVLPIRFNSTEQRNRLPMLEWWKAQIGHCVMADLTTANFAQARDSLAKSGRKGKPLSPATINKYFVVAKDILKRCVNEWHWLEQSPLRDGRVELPELPRGIVRFLDDEELARLTKACKESPNQLLYPAFILAISTGMRQSETMNLYWREPETPPTETAWGVVNLAESCIILHETKNGDRRRVPLTSLALVELQKLAKVRRLDTTLVFPSPTHPHKPIELKKAWANALKAAEVNNFRWHDLRHCTASYLAMGGASMVEIAAVLGHKTLDMVKRYSHLSDGHIANVVERMNNRLFGTN; from the coding sequence ATGGCAACCATCGAAAAACGTACAGACCAAAACGGCGCAACATCCTACCGCGTAAAAATCCGGCTCAAAGGCTACCCTACCGAAACCGCCACGTTTGACCGGCTAACTGATGCCAAGAAATGGGCGCAACTGACCGAGGCGGCGATTAAAGAAGGCCGCCACTTCAAAACTACCGAAGCCAAAAAACATACTTTTGCCGATGCAATTGACCGTTATAGTGCGGATGTTTTGCCGATACGGTTCAATAGTACCGAGCAACGAAACCGCCTGCCTATGCTGGAATGGTGGAAGGCTCAAATAGGTCATTGCGTAATGGCCGACCTAACCACGGCGAACTTTGCCCAAGCCCGCGATAGCTTGGCTAAATCGGGGCGCAAGGGGAAGCCGCTATCCCCGGCCACCATCAATAAATACTTTGTCGTCGCCAAGGACATTCTAAAGCGTTGCGTCAATGAGTGGCATTGGTTGGAGCAGTCACCACTGAGAGATGGTCGCGTGGAATTGCCGGAATTGCCGCGCGGTATCGTTCGTTTTCTGGATGATGAAGAGCTGGCGCGTTTAACAAAGGCTTGCAAGGAATCCCCAAACCAATTGCTTTATCCGGCCTTCATTCTGGCGATTTCAACCGGAATGCGACAAAGCGAAACCATGAACCTATATTGGCGGGAACCGGAAACGCCACCGACCGAAACCGCGTGGGGCGTGGTCAATCTGGCGGAATCTTGCATCATCCTACACGAAACCAAAAACGGCGACCGGCGCCGAGTACCCTTAACCAGTCTTGCCTTGGTTGAACTGCAAAAACTCGCCAAGGTGCGGCGACTGGATACTACCCTTGTCTTTCCAAGCCCCACGCATCCCCATAAGCCCATCGAGCTAAAGAAAGCCTGGGCAAACGCACTCAAGGCGGCTGAGGTGAATAACTTTCGCTGGCACGACTTGAGACATTGCACCGCGTCCTATTTGGCAATGGGCGGTGCGTCTATGGTCGAAATCGCTGCGGTGTTGGGCCATAAAACCTTAGACATGGTAAAGCGGTATAGCCACTTATCAGACGGCCATATTGCAAACGTGGTCGAACGCATGAATAACCGCCTATTCGGCACCAATTAA
- a CDS encoding restriction endonuclease subunit S: MSGDRGNQETAITRLREYRSALITAAVTGKIDVREAL; this comes from the coding sequence ATGAGCGGAGACCGTGGGAACCAGGAAACCGCCATCACCCGCTTGCGGGAATACCGCAGCGCTCTGATCACCGCCGCCGTGACCGGCAAAATCGATGTGCGGGAGGCGCTATGA
- a CDS encoding restriction endonuclease subunit S — MKYPAYPQYKDSGVAWLGEVPEHWEVRRLKYLASINDSALPESTDADFEFSYIDIGSVNLVDGITATESMAFENAPSRARRVVQAGDIIVSTVRTYLRAIASIPQSEETLIVSTGFAVIRPRRIESKFLNYAFKESSFVENVVSRSVGVSYPAVNASEIGDIKILAPSETEQIAIANFLDSETGRIDTLVAKKRKLMELLKEKRSALISRTVTRGLPADAAREFGLASHVHFKQTEIEWWESVPESWEIKSIKQLLKAKKGAIKTGPFGSQLQSAEMLEGDIKVYNQRSVIDRDFSAGENYISQEKFKELKAFEVYAGDLLVTTRGTIGKCAVLPRDAEQGILHPCLMRLQLDERICLARFVEILIQESGKILEQLRIESNATTIDVIYSETLKEVKVALPPLAEQTAIATYLDRETAKIDRLVAKVETAITRLREYRSTLITAAVTGKIDVRGTA; from the coding sequence ATGAAGTATCCGGCTTATCCGCAATACAAGGACAGCGGCGTGGCTTGGTTGGGCGAGGTGCCGGAGCATTGGGAGGTGAGGCGACTCAAATATCTTGCTTCGATCAACGACTCTGCTTTACCAGAATCAACGGACGCTGATTTTGAGTTTTCCTATATTGATATTGGCAGCGTCAATTTAGTTGACGGAATAACCGCCACCGAATCAATGGCTTTCGAAAATGCGCCCTCCCGCGCAAGAAGAGTGGTGCAGGCCGGAGATATTATCGTTTCTACTGTCCGGACTTATTTGCGAGCTATTGCTTCGATTCCTCAAAGTGAAGAAACACTGATCGTTTCAACAGGGTTTGCAGTTATCCGCCCTCGGCGAATCGAGTCCAAATTTTTGAATTACGCGTTCAAAGAATCCTCATTTGTAGAAAATGTTGTATCCCGTTCAGTCGGTGTGAGCTATCCGGCAGTCAATGCAAGTGAAATTGGCGATATAAAGATTCTGGCTCCGTCCGAAACCGAACAAATCGCCATCGCCAATTTTCTGGATAGTGAAACCGGGCGGATTGATACGCTGGTGGCGAAAAAGCGCAAGCTGATGGAATTGCTCAAGGAAAAACGCAGCGCGCTGATTTCCCGCACCGTCACCCGCGGCCTGCCCGCCGACGCCGCGCGGGAATTTGGCTTAGCGTCACATGTTCACTTTAAGCAAACGGAAATTGAGTGGTGGGAATCTGTTCCCGAGAGCTGGGAAATAAAGTCTATAAAACAGCTACTAAAAGCTAAGAAAGGCGCAATAAAAACAGGACCATTTGGAAGCCAGCTTCAAAGCGCCGAAATGTTAGAAGGCGATATTAAGGTTTATAACCAGCGCTCAGTGATTGATAGAGACTTTAGCGCAGGCGAAAATTATATTAGTCAGGAGAAGTTTAAAGAACTCAAGGCATTTGAAGTGTATGCGGGCGACCTTCTAGTAACGACAAGAGGAACTATTGGAAAATGTGCAGTATTGCCCAGGGATGCAGAACAAGGAATTCTCCATCCTTGTTTAATGCGTTTACAGTTAGATGAAAGAATTTGCTTGGCTCGTTTTGTTGAGATATTGATACAAGAAAGCGGAAAAATTCTTGAACAACTGCGTATCGAAAGTAATGCGACAACGATTGATGTCATTTACTCAGAAACGCTAAAAGAAGTTAAAGTTGCATTGCCACCATTAGCCGAACAAACCGCCATCGCCACCTACCTCGACCGCGAAACCGCCAAAATCGACCGGCTGGTGGCAAAAGTCGAAACCGCCATCACCCGCTTGCGGGAATACCGCAGCACGTTAATCACCGCCGCCGTCACCGGCAAAATCGACGTGCGAGGGACGGCATGA
- a CDS encoding IS4 family transposase — protein MSNWAEEEVQTANLEDQRLNKRLALLLEQLGEHPQLSIPAACGGWKETMGAYRFFNNAKTTFEKILAPHRDATIERMKSSPIVLLAQDTTEDDKNICLGPKGLGTVKDVEKHLRRLHPTVAFTPSRICLGVVKASYWPREIPSQRSERLHKGVDEKESRHWLESYQDSCALQAQMPDTLLINLADREGDIYEWFAEYHDYAPAVRAQWIVRAAQNRVLASPENGTKCLWAAVEQAPVLGYSEVNVKPRPNRTARLAHITLRAITVTLKPPKRIGYRLPELTINAVLAREDAPPSGVERLEWLLLTSLPIDCFEQAATIVMWYAVRWCIEVYFHVLKSGCQIKRLHLETEDRLLPCLALYMVIAWRVLFTLMLGRTTPDMDCEIIFDPQEWRAAYIVVKLCPPPLTPPRLGEVILLVASLGGYLGRKHDGPPGAKAMWIGLQRLRDFVIALEAQQVVAQRCV, from the coding sequence ATGAGCAACTGGGCCGAAGAAGAAGTGCAAACTGCCAATTTGGAAGATCAACGTCTAAACAAGAGATTGGCCTTGCTATTGGAGCAATTGGGCGAGCATCCACAACTCAGTATTCCGGCGGCCTGCGGAGGCTGGAAGGAGACGATGGGAGCCTATCGCTTCTTCAATAACGCTAAGACGACATTCGAGAAGATACTGGCGCCGCATCGAGATGCCACGATCGAGCGCATGAAGAGCAGCCCAATCGTGCTGCTGGCACAGGACACCACCGAGGACGATAAGAATATTTGCTTGGGGCCGAAGGGACTTGGCACAGTGAAAGACGTGGAGAAACACTTGCGCCGCCTGCATCCGACAGTTGCCTTTACGCCATCGCGTATTTGTTTGGGTGTCGTGAAAGCATCGTATTGGCCTCGAGAGATCCCAAGCCAAAGGAGTGAACGACTTCACAAAGGCGTAGACGAAAAAGAGAGTCGCCATTGGCTGGAAAGTTACCAGGACAGTTGCGCTTTACAGGCGCAAATGCCGGACACCCTGCTGATCAATCTTGCCGACAGGGAGGGCGATATTTACGAGTGGTTTGCCGAATACCATGACTACGCACCTGCGGTACGGGCTCAATGGATCGTACGTGCGGCGCAAAACCGAGTGTTGGCTTCGCCGGAGAACGGTACGAAATGCCTGTGGGCCGCCGTGGAGCAAGCTCCTGTATTGGGTTACTCTGAGGTGAACGTCAAACCGCGACCGAACCGCACGGCGCGACTGGCGCATATCACGTTACGCGCCATTACAGTGACCCTCAAACCGCCTAAGCGGATAGGGTATCGGCTACCGGAACTCACCATCAATGCGGTGCTGGCACGCGAAGATGCACCACCGTCTGGCGTGGAACGTTTGGAATGGCTATTGTTGACTAGCTTGCCGATCGATTGTTTCGAACAGGCGGCAACGATCGTCATGTGGTACGCCGTGCGGTGGTGCATTGAAGTGTACTTCCATGTGCTCAAGAGCGGATGCCAGATTAAGCGACTGCATCTGGAAACCGAGGACCGACTGCTACCTTGTTTAGCGTTGTACATGGTTATTGCCTGGCGGGTATTGTTCACGCTGATGTTGGGACGGACTACGCCGGACATGGATTGTGAAATTATCTTCGATCCACAGGAGTGGCGGGCTGCTTACATTGTGGTTAAGCTTTGCCCGCCGCCGCTTACGCCACCTCGCTTGGGCGAAGTGATTCTCTTGGTGGCGAGCTTGGGCGGTTATCTCGGACGCAAGCATGACGGGCCGCCGGGTGCCAAAGCCATGTGGATCGGACTGCAGCGTTTGCGCGATTTTGTCATTGCATTGGAAGCTCAGCAGGTTGTCGCACAGAGATGTGTATAA